The following proteins come from a genomic window of Anaerobutyricum hallii:
- a CDS encoding leucine-rich repeat protein has translation MRLKLKQMMAVSLSAAMLLAVAPGEAVFANVKQGNIVNTKLMSGDTEKSGGSEASEYGNLMYRDQLDDSDITWSVYDSGKLVIEGTGATPDWSPWFYYKEQITDVIIGDGITTLGERNFMNYPNLKTVTIKGVLSKISNSAFEGCKQIKSITATGAVNAAGKKVLQLGECVFKDCTGLESVEFTGSLAVSKNAFEGCTSLGSVKVKESDMALLGNYAFLNCTKLTEADIPGKLLIQEGAFFECTSLKKFDFSKVSSIGKIAFYHCSSLENIVLPENVTTIGNSAFQGCNGVTSLNIPGTVKTIGEYAFYGCENLKELVIDEGVSSIGKHAFAECKSLETITLPKSAALGENIFTDYRPIKTIRYTGTREEWIAAGLNQNNFYNATVYYEYTADHKHTFVTYTYTYTNSCTEPGERVTKCKDCGYIQLKETLPAQGHDWEVVSEKKATCKEEGLQNLKCRRCGETKKVVRIGAHQFSSWQTIKDATVFSPEVQIRTCNVCGYKETRNNGKKLAATMKVNAAKLPLKIKQKTTVLKVSGLANGDSVASWKSGNTKVVKVSGKPNGTCTLVAGRKKGKTTITIILKSGLKKKITITVQKAAVKTAKITGMSKNLKLKKNQTVTLKAAVAPLTSLQKLKYKSSNKKIVTVTSKGVVKAKKKGNAVITVQSGSKTVKCKVTVK, from the coding sequence ATGAGACTAAAACTAAAACAGATGATGGCAGTGAGTTTATCAGCAGCAATGCTTTTGGCTGTAGCGCCAGGAGAAGCAGTATTTGCGAATGTAAAGCAGGGTAACATAGTAAATACGAAGCTTATGTCAGGTGACACAGAAAAGAGCGGGGGCAGTGAAGCTTCAGAGTATGGAAATCTTATGTATAGGGATCAGCTTGATGATTCTGATATCACATGGAGTGTCTATGACAGTGGAAAACTTGTAATTGAGGGAACGGGAGCTACTCCGGATTGGTCACCATGGTTTTATTATAAAGAACAGATTACAGATGTAATCATAGGTGATGGAATTACTACTCTTGGAGAAAGAAATTTTATGAATTACCCAAATCTTAAGACTGTTACGATAAAGGGAGTGCTTTCTAAGATTAGCAATTCTGCTTTTGAAGGATGTAAGCAAATTAAAAGTATCACAGCAACAGGTGCAGTAAATGCTGCTGGTAAAAAAGTGCTTCAGCTTGGTGAATGTGTATTTAAAGATTGTACTGGTCTTGAAAGTGTAGAATTTACAGGAAGTCTTGCAGTAAGTAAGAATGCATTTGAGGGATGTACAAGTCTTGGAAGTGTAAAAGTAAAAGAATCAGATATGGCATTACTTGGAAATTATGCTTTTTTGAATTGTACTAAGCTTACCGAAGCAGATATACCTGGAAAATTATTAATACAGGAAGGGGCTTTTTTTGAGTGTACAAGTTTGAAAAAGTTTGATTTTTCAAAAGTTTCCAGTATTGGTAAAATAGCATTTTATCATTGTAGTAGTTTGGAAAACATTGTATTGCCTGAGAATGTTACTACTATTGGTAACAGTGCATTCCAGGGTTGTAACGGAGTGACATCATTAAATATTCCGGGCACAGTAAAAACAATTGGCGAGTATGCATTTTATGGCTGCGAGAATCTAAAAGAACTTGTGATAGATGAGGGTGTTTCCAGCATTGGAAAGCATGCATTTGCTGAATGTAAAAGTCTTGAGACGATAACACTTCCTAAAAGTGCAGCGCTCGGTGAAAATATTTTTACAGATTATAGACCAATAAAAACAATCAGATATACTGGAACAAGAGAAGAATGGATAGCTGCCGGATTGAATCAGAACAACTTTTACAATGCAACGGTTTATTACGAATACACAGCAGATCATAAACATACCTTTGTAACTTATACATATACTTATACAAATTCATGTACGGAGCCTGGAGAAAGAGTAACGAAGTGTAAGGATTGTGGTTATATACAATTAAAAGAAACACTGCCGGCACAGGGACATGACTGGGAAGTTGTCAGTGAGAAAAAAGCAACGTGTAAGGAAGAAGGGTTACAGAATCTGAAATGCAGGAGATGCGGCGAAACAAAAAAAGTAGTACGAATCGGAGCGCATCAATTTTCTTCCTGGCAAACAATAAAGGATGCTACTGTTTTTTCACCGGAAGTACAGATTCGTACTTGTAATGTGTGCGGATATAAAGAGACGAGAAACAATGGAAAGAAGCTTGCAGCAACAATGAAAGTAAATGCAGCAAAGCTTCCGTTAAAAATAAAACAGAAAACAACTGTCCTGAAAGTTAGCGGTCTTGCAAATGGAGATTCTGTAGCATCCTGGAAGTCTGGTAATACAAAAGTTGTAAAAGTTTCTGGAAAGCCTAATGGAACCTGTACTCTTGTAGCAGGACGAAAAAAGGGTAAAACAACAATTACCATAATTTTAAAGAGTGGATTAAAGAAAAAAATTACAATTACTGTTCAGAAAGCCGCAGTAAAAACTGCAAAAATCACAGGAATGTCTAAGAATCTGAAACTGAAAAAGAATCAGACAGTAACATTAAAAGCAGCGGTAGCACCATTGACAAGTCTTCAGAAATTGAAATATAAATCCAGCAATAAAAAGATTGTGACGGTTACTTCAAAGGGTGTTGTAAAAGCAAAGAAAAAGGGTAACGCTGTGATTACTGTGCAGTCTGGAAGTAAGACAGTTAAATGTAAAGTGACAGTAAAATAA
- a CDS encoding flavodoxin family protein codes for MKNVLIISSSPRKKGNSQILCEQFKKGAEAKGHQVELVRIMEQNIGFCRACDGCMRNGGTCVLKDDMAEILKMFQKADVLVLATPVYFYGISAQMKTFIDRTYPIWQHLGKKEIYYIISAGLGEDIIERSLGDLNGFVEHLEEYKIAGKIYAANVMDAGLVENQSVFKKAYDMGYSIRL; via the coding sequence ATGAAAAATGTATTGATTATTTCAAGTTCGCCAAGAAAAAAAGGAAATTCACAAATCTTGTGTGAGCAGTTTAAAAAAGGTGCAGAAGCAAAAGGACATCAGGTGGAACTCGTACGCATCATGGAGCAGAATATAGGTTTTTGCAGAGCCTGTGACGGCTGTATGAGAAATGGTGGCACCTGTGTATTAAAAGATGATATGGCTGAGATACTAAAAATGTTTCAGAAAGCAGATGTACTTGTACTGGCTACACCGGTTTATTTTTATGGAATCAGTGCCCAGATGAAGACCTTTATTGACCGTACTTATCCTATCTGGCAGCATCTTGGTAAAAAAGAGATTTACTACATTATATCGGCTGGTTTGGGTGAGGACATTATTGAAAGATCGCTTGGTGATCTGAATGGTTTTGTAGAGCATCTGGAAGAATATAAGATTGCAGGAAAGATATATGCAGCAAACGTGATGGATGCTGGATTGGTCGAGAATCAAAGTGTTTTTAAAAAAGCCTATGATATGGGATATTCTATTAGACTTTAA
- a CDS encoding putative ABC transporter permease — MRHFVITKIVQPLFLISFGGMVYFNFEILYRGYSHISMIICGGLSFYTIGLLNEGKKWHPSFLLQMILGSLIIISYEYLTGVIVNIYLKLHVWDYSKVPFNYRGQICIPFLIIWFFVTPLCIWMDDVIREVVFKS, encoded by the coding sequence ATGAGACATTTTGTGATAACAAAAATAGTGCAGCCATTATTTCTTATTAGTTTTGGAGGAATGGTATATTTTAATTTTGAGATTCTATATCGGGGTTATTCTCATATATCTATGATTATTTGTGGGGGATTATCTTTTTATACGATTGGATTATTAAATGAAGGTAAAAAATGGCATCCCTCTTTTCTTTTGCAAATGATACTGGGGAGTCTTATTATTATTTCTTATGAATATTTAACGGGTGTCATTGTGAATATTTATTTGAAGCTTCATGTATGGGATTACTCAAAAGTGCCTTTTAATTACCGGGGGCAGATTTGTATTCCATTTCTTATTATATGGTTTTTTGTCACTCCGTTATGTATTTGGATGGATGATGTTATAAGAGAGGTAGTTTTTAAATCCTGA
- a CDS encoding amino acid ABC transporter ATP-binding protein — protein sequence MISVKNLYKSFGSHQVLNDINEHIAPGEKIVIIGPSGSGKSTFLRCMNLLERPTSGQVIFDGIDITDPKTDINKVRQHMGMVFQHFNLFPHKTIMENITLAPVRLKLMKPEEAKEEALRLLKLVNLEEKADAYPGQLSGGQKQRIAIVRSLAMKPKMMLFDEPTSALDPEMVGEVLEVMKNLADQGMTMAVVTHEMGFAKEVGTRVMFMDEGRILEQGTPEDIFDNPKEARTQEFLSKVL from the coding sequence GTGATATCCGTTAAAAATTTATATAAATCTTTTGGAAGTCATCAGGTATTAAATGATATTAATGAACATATCGCCCCTGGTGAAAAAATAGTTATCATTGGACCATCCGGTTCCGGTAAGTCTACATTTTTACGCTGTATGAACCTCTTAGAGCGTCCGACATCCGGACAGGTTATCTTTGATGGTATTGATATTACAGATCCTAAAACAGACATTAATAAAGTTCGTCAGCATATGGGAATGGTATTTCAGCATTTCAACCTTTTCCCACATAAGACAATCATGGAAAATATTACACTTGCACCGGTACGTCTGAAGTTAATGAAGCCAGAAGAAGCAAAAGAAGAAGCTCTTAGACTTCTTAAATTAGTTAACTTAGAAGAAAAAGCAGACGCTTATCCGGGACAGTTATCCGGTGGACAGAAACAGAGAATTGCCATCGTTCGTTCTCTTGCGATGAAGCCGAAAATGATGCTCTTTGATGAACCAACATCCGCCCTTGACCCTGAAATGGTAGGAGAAGTTTTAGAAGTAATGAAAAACCTTGCCGATCAGGGAATGACAATGGCAGTAGTAACCCACGAGATGGGATTTGCAAAAGAAGTTGGAACCCGCGTTATGTTTATGGATGAGGGAAGAATTCTTGAACAGGGAACACCGGAGGATATCTTTGATAATCCGAAAGAAGCAAGAACACAGGAATTTCTTTCCAAAGTACTATAA
- a CDS encoding amino acid ABC transporter permease, with the protein MSEWFSGIKAKFILDFIADQRWKYITDGLKVTLEVTFLALILGLVLGAVIAVIRTTHDQLKEDQSKGFGSFLIKLADLICRVYLTVIRGTPTMVQLLIMFFIVLASSNNKVMVAVITFGVNSGAYVAEIFRSGIMSVDKGQMEAGRSLGLGYTDTMLQIIMPQAIKNCLPALVNEMITLLKETSICGYIGLNELTRGGDIIRGITYDAMLPLLIVAVIYLVIVMFFTWLMGKLERRLRESDIR; encoded by the coding sequence TTGAGTGAGTGGTTTTCAGGCATAAAAGCAAAGTTTATATTGGACTTTATTGCAGATCAGCGTTGGAAGTACATTACAGATGGTCTTAAAGTAACATTGGAAGTAACGTTCCTTGCATTGATTCTGGGATTAGTTCTTGGAGCAGTCATTGCGGTGATACGTACAACACACGATCAGCTGAAAGAAGATCAGAGCAAAGGTTTTGGAAGTTTTCTGATCAAGCTGGCAGACCTGATCTGTCGAGTATATCTGACAGTTATTCGTGGTACGCCAACGATGGTACAGTTATTGATCATGTTCTTTATTGTTTTAGCATCTTCTAACAATAAAGTTATGGTAGCGGTTATCACATTTGGTGTGAACTCCGGGGCGTATGTTGCAGAAATTTTCCGTTCAGGTATCATGTCTGTTGATAAAGGACAGATGGAAGCAGGACGTTCCTTAGGACTTGGCTATACAGATACCATGTTACAGATTATCATGCCACAGGCAATCAAAAACTGTCTTCCGGCATTGGTAAATGAAATGATCACATTATTAAAAGAAACATCCATCTGTGGTTATATCGGTCTTAACGAGTTAACCAGAGGCGGGGATATTATACGTGGTATAACTTATGATGCAATGCTGCCGTTATTAATTGTAGCGGTTATTTATCTTGTAATTGTTATGTTCTTTACATGGCTTATGGGCAAACTGGAAAGGAGACTGAGAGAAAGTGATATCCGTTAA
- a CDS encoding basic amino acid ABC transporter substrate-binding protein has protein sequence MKMKKLAAVALAVVMSVSMLAGCGSSNDKKSAESSTSANGTATVKTAKDGVLTMATNATFPPYESYEGNDIVGIDADIAKAIADKLGLKLEIQDMEFNSIITAVQSGKADLGLAGMTVTDERKQSVDFTDSYATGIQSVIVKEGSSIKSIDDLKGKKIGVQLATTGDIYAKDDFGEENVEEYNKGADAVMALTSGKIDAVIIDNQPAKAFVKTTDGLQILDTDYVQEDYAAAIQKGNTDLLNAVNGALKELKEDGTIQKILDKYIK, from the coding sequence ATGAAGATGAAAAAATTAGCAGCCGTTGCGCTTGCAGTTGTTATGTCTGTATCCATGTTAGCTGGATGCGGTAGCAGCAACGACAAAAAGTCAGCAGAATCCAGTACTTCTGCTAATGGAACAGCTACAGTAAAGACAGCAAAAGATGGTGTTTTAACAATGGCAACCAATGCGACATTCCCACCATATGAATCTTATGAGGGTAATGATATTGTTGGTATTGATGCTGACATCGCAAAAGCGATTGCAGATAAATTAGGACTGAAGTTGGAGATTCAGGATATGGAATTTAACTCTATCATCACAGCAGTACAGTCCGGTAAAGCAGACTTAGGTCTTGCAGGTATGACTGTAACAGATGAGAGAAAGCAGTCTGTTGACTTCACTGACAGTTATGCAACAGGTATTCAGTCCGTTATCGTAAAAGAAGGTTCTTCCATTAAGTCTATTGATGACTTAAAAGGTAAAAAGATTGGTGTGCAGTTAGCAACAACTGGTGACATCTACGCAAAGGATGACTTTGGCGAAGAAAACGTAGAAGAGTACAACAAAGGTGCTGACGCAGTTATGGCTCTTACAAGCGGTAAGATTGATGCAGTAATCATTGATAACCAGCCAGCTAAAGCTTTTGTAAAGACAACAGATGGTTTACAGATTCTTGACACAGATTATGTTCAGGAAGATTATGCAGCAGCAATTCAGAAAGGCAATACGGATTTACTTAACGCAGTAAACGGAGCATTAAAAGAGCTGAAAGAAGATGGAACTATCCAGAAGATTCTTGACAAATACATCAAATAA
- a CDS encoding DMT family transporter: protein MKAQMKAQVKTHKLRNTFFLFLTAMIWGAAFVAQSVSMDYIGPFTFICLRSVIGGLFLIPVIIVLDGIRKKSQNESADVVNSENILHIETEEKQRLSWKNKQLIEGGIVCGIFLFFANCFQQTGIQYTTVGKAGFITTFYIIIVPLIGLFFKKYCGILTWISVVIALAGLYFLCITQKLTIQRGDALILCCSVLYAGQILAIDHYNPFVDGVKMSCIQFLTGGILGAVFMLLFENPSIAMILSAAGPILYTGIMSTGVGYTLQIVGQKGLNPTVAALILSLESVFSALSGYVFLHQVLTTRELIGCVLMFIAIVLAQLPDIRRKV, encoded by the coding sequence ATGAAAGCACAAATGAAAGCGCAAGTGAAGACACATAAATTGCGAAATACATTTTTTCTGTTTCTGACAGCCATGATCTGGGGTGCGGCTTTTGTGGCACAAAGTGTAAGTATGGATTATATCGGGCCATTTACATTTATTTGCCTGCGCTCTGTAATCGGTGGTTTGTTTTTGATCCCGGTTATTATAGTACTTGACGGTATCCGGAAAAAAAGTCAGAATGAAAGTGCAGATGTAGTGAATTCTGAGAATATTCTTCATATAGAGACGGAGGAGAAACAAAGACTAAGTTGGAAAAACAAACAGCTTATAGAAGGCGGCATTGTCTGTGGTATTTTTCTGTTTTTTGCCAACTGTTTTCAGCAGACAGGAATTCAGTATACGACAGTAGGAAAAGCTGGATTTATCACAACATTTTATATCATTATCGTACCGCTTATCGGTTTGTTCTTTAAGAAATATTGCGGAATTCTTACATGGATCAGTGTAGTCATTGCATTAGCAGGATTATATTTTTTATGTATTACACAGAAATTGACGATACAAAGAGGAGATGCACTTATTTTATGCTGTTCGGTCTTGTATGCAGGCCAGATTCTTGCAATCGATCATTATAATCCATTTGTAGATGGTGTAAAAATGTCCTGTATCCAGTTCCTTACCGGTGGGATACTTGGTGCTGTGTTCATGCTTCTATTTGAAAATCCGAGCATAGCAATGATTTTAAGTGCGGCAGGACCGATTCTTTATACAGGTATTATGTCAACCGGAGTAGGTTATACTTTGCAGATTGTAGGACAGAAGGGGTTGAATCCAACAGTAGCAGCACTTATTTTAAGTTTGGAATCTGTATTTTCTGCACTTTCAGGATATGTATTCCTGCATCAGGTTCTTACAACAAGAGAATTGATCGGCTGTGTACTTATGTTTATTGCGATTGTATTAGCGCAGCTTCCGGATATCCGAAGAAAAGTATAA
- the argH gene encoding argininosuccinate lyase codes for MAQLWGGRFTKETDKLVYNFNASINFDKKFYKQDMEGSIAHVKMLASVGILTEEERDQIITGIEGILRDVENGSLIITEEYEDIHSFVEAVLTERIGDVGKKLHTGRSRNDQVALDMKLYTRQELLSIRELVLELIKTCQTLMEENIHTVMPGFTHLQKAQPLTLSHHVGAYMEMFKRDYSRLSDIYDRMNYCPLGSGALAGTTYPLDREMTAELLDFYGPTLNSMDSVSDRDYVIELLSALSTIMMHLSRFCEEIILWNSNEYRFIEIDDAYSTGSSIMPQKKNPDIAELIRGKTGRVYAALTSILTTMKGIPLAYNKDMQEDKELTFDAYDTVKGCLALFNGMLKTITFHKDIMEQSAKHGFTNATDAADYLVNHGVPFRDAHGIVGRLVLYCIDKGIALDDMSLEEYKAISPVFENDIYEAIDVHTCVDKRNTIGAPGPKAMEQVIAINKKWIEEHEE; via the coding sequence ATGGCTCAATTATGGGGCGGACGATTTACAAAAGAAACCGATAAACTGGTTTACAATTTTAATGCGTCCATCAATTTTGATAAGAAGTTTTATAAACAGGATATGGAAGGAAGTATTGCTCACGTAAAGATGCTTGCTAGTGTTGGTATCCTCACAGAAGAAGAAAGAGATCAGATCATTACCGGTATCGAAGGTATTCTTCGTGATGTAGAGAATGGTTCTCTTATTATTACGGAAGAATATGAAGATATCCACAGTTTTGTAGAGGCTGTACTTACAGAGCGTATTGGCGATGTCGGAAAGAAGCTTCATACAGGAAGAAGCCGAAACGATCAGGTTGCTCTTGATATGAAGTTATATACAAGACAGGAGCTTCTTTCTATCAGAGAGCTTGTTCTTGAACTGATCAAGACATGCCAGACTTTAATGGAAGAAAATATTCACACCGTTATGCCTGGATTTACTCATTTACAGAAGGCACAGCCGTTAACACTCTCTCACCATGTCGGTGCATACATGGAAATGTTTAAAAGAGATTATTCCCGCTTAAGTGACATTTATGACCGCATGAATTACTGTCCGTTGGGTTCCGGTGCATTAGCAGGAACTACCTATCCATTAGACAGAGAAATGACGGCAGAACTTCTTGACTTTTATGGCCCTACTTTAAACAGCATGGATTCTGTATCTGACAGAGACTATGTTATCGAACTGTTAAGTGCACTTTCTACAATTATGATGCATTTAAGCCGTTTTTGTGAAGAAATCATTCTCTGGAATTCTAATGAGTACCGTTTCATTGAGATTGATGATGCTTACAGTACCGGAAGCAGTATTATGCCACAGAAAAAGAACCCGGATATTGCAGAATTAATCCGCGGAAAAACTGGTCGTGTTTATGCAGCTTTAACATCTATTTTAACTACTATGAAAGGAATCCCTCTGGCATATAACAAAGATATGCAGGAGGATAAAGAACTCACTTTTGATGCATATGACACTGTAAAGGGCTGCCTTGCTCTCTTTAACGGTATGTTAAAGACAATTACTTTCCATAAAGACATCATGGAGCAGAGTGCCAAACATGGCTTTACAAACGCTACCGATGCAGCAGATTACCTTGTAAATCATGGGGTTCCATTCCGCGATGCTCATGGAATCGTGGGACGTCTTGTACTGTATTGTATTGACAAAGGAATTGCTCTTGATGATATGAGTCTTGAAGAATATAAAGCAATCAGTCCTGTATTTGAAAATGACATTTATGAGGCAATTGATGTTCATACTTGTGTTGACAAGAGAAATACTATCGGTGCCCCAGGTCCAAAAGCAATGGAACAGGTCATCGCGATCAATAAAAAATGGATTGAAGAACACGAAGAGTAA
- a CDS encoding sodium-dependent transporter, producing MKHSKKSHKEGRGSFSGRIGYVLAVAGSAVGLGNIWRFPYLAAKYGGGIFLLVYLLLTVSFGYVLIMSETALGRMTKKSPVGAFASFGNSFPFKLGGWLNAVIPILIVPYYSTIGGWVIKYLAEYLKGNVQEVAQDGYFTGFITDSFQTELWFLVFAVLIFIIILGGVRNGVERMSKIMMPILVLLAIVVTIYSVTRPGALAGVKYFLIPNMKNFSFMTIVAAMGQMFYSLSIAMGILYTYGSYTDKDMDLEQSTTQIEIFDTGIAILAGLMIIPAVFSFSGGNPENLQAGPSLMFITLPKVFASMGIGTAAGILFFVLVLLAALTSAVSLMETCVSTFADEFHWSRKKCCVFMAVVMIVLGSASSMGYGALDFIQIFGMAFLDFFDFLTNSVMMPLAALATCFLILRVVGFKKISEEIEQSSSFRRKKLYTVFLKYFAPICLIIILCSSIANVLGIISM from the coding sequence ATGAAACATTCAAAAAAGTCACATAAAGAGGGACGAGGAAGTTTTTCCGGCCGTATCGGCTATGTGCTGGCCGTTGCCGGTTCTGCTGTAGGTCTTGGAAACATCTGGCGTTTTCCATACCTCGCTGCAAAATATGGAGGAGGAATCTTTCTTTTAGTTTATCTCCTTTTAACTGTATCTTTTGGATATGTTCTTATTATGTCCGAAACAGCTCTTGGGCGTATGACTAAAAAAAGTCCGGTAGGTGCATTTGCTTCTTTTGGTAATAGCTTTCCTTTTAAACTTGGAGGCTGGCTCAATGCGGTTATTCCTATCCTGATCGTTCCTTATTATAGTACGATCGGCGGATGGGTTATCAAATATCTTGCTGAATATCTAAAAGGAAATGTGCAAGAAGTTGCACAGGATGGCTACTTTACCGGATTCATCACAGATTCTTTTCAAACAGAACTGTGGTTCCTTGTTTTTGCAGTCCTGATCTTTATTATCATCCTTGGCGGCGTAAGAAATGGAGTAGAACGAATGTCTAAAATCATGATGCCGATTCTTGTACTTTTAGCAATCGTTGTAACAATTTATTCCGTTACACGTCCGGGCGCATTAGCCGGAGTAAAGTATTTCTTAATTCCTAACATGAAGAATTTTTCTTTTATGACAATTGTTGCTGCAATGGGTCAGATGTTTTATTCTCTTTCCATTGCTATGGGAATCCTTTACACCTACGGTTCTTATACAGATAAAGATATGGATCTTGAACAATCCACAACACAGATTGAAATCTTTGATACAGGGATTGCAATACTTGCCGGATTAATGATCATTCCTGCTGTTTTCTCTTTCTCTGGTGGAAATCCTGAAAACTTACAGGCCGGACCATCCCTCATGTTTATTACTTTACCAAAAGTATTTGCCAGTATGGGAATCGGTACCGCAGCTGGTATCCTGTTCTTTGTACTCGTGCTGCTGGCAGCTCTTACAAGTGCAGTATCTTTAATGGAAACCTGTGTATCTACTTTTGCAGATGAATTTCACTGGAGCCGTAAAAAATGTTGTGTATTCATGGCTGTTGTTATGATTGTTCTTGGTTCCGCATCTTCTATGGGATACGGTGCCCTTGATTTCATTCAGATCTTCGGAATGGCATTCCTTGATTTCTTTGATTTCCTTACAAACTCTGTAATGATGCCGCTTGCTGCTTTAGCAACCTGCTTCTTAATCCTCAGGGTTGTTGGATTTAAGAAAATCTCAGAAGAAATCGAACAGTCTTCTTCTTTCCGCAGAAAGAAGTTATACACTGTCTTCCTTAAATATTTCGCACCAATCTGCCTGATTATTATTTTGTGCAGTTCTATCGCGAATGTATTGGGAATTATTTCTATGTAG
- a CDS encoding Crp/Fnr family transcriptional regulator: MYFKTAPDWLLNAITVEEVKKGTPVFHEGEKINTIYFIGKGLVKVTDNNIHGMSYNHRLFTKMYAYGAMEVLMEVEEHCHTLQTLTDCLLVKVPKNKFERWIHTDIIALKQVSKLMGEYLFSQACSSRDFLFLQGANRLAWLFVDWHEKYAQNGVLRISFVRQDLSDYTGICVRTVNRCLRKFINEGYISRKGNDIEINQKQYLLLKESTEDGFREAI, from the coding sequence TTGTACTTTAAAACGGCTCCGGATTGGCTGCTTAATGCCATTACCGTAGAAGAGGTGAAAAAAGGAACGCCGGTTTTTCATGAAGGAGAAAAAATTAATACCATTTATTTTATTGGAAAAGGACTAGTAAAAGTAACAGATAATAATATTCATGGTATGTCATATAACCATAGGCTTTTTACAAAAATGTATGCTTATGGAGCTATGGAAGTCCTGATGGAAGTAGAAGAACACTGTCATACTCTTCAGACTCTCACCGATTGCCTTCTGGTTAAAGTACCGAAAAATAAGTTTGAGCGATGGATTCATACAGATATTATAGCATTGAAGCAGGTATCAAAACTGATGGGAGAATATCTTTTTTCCCAGGCATGTAGCAGTAGAGACTTTTTATTTTTACAAGGAGCAAATCGCCTGGCCTGGTTATTCGTAGACTGGCATGAAAAATATGCACAAAATGGTGTTTTACGAATTAGCTTTGTTCGACAAGACCTTTCGGATTATACAGGGATCTGCGTCAGAACAGTGAACCGGTGTTTGCGAAAATTTATCAATGAGGGATATATTTCCCGAAAAGGCAACGATATCGAAATTAATCAGAAGCAGTATCTTCTTTTAAAAGAAAGTACAGAAGATGGATTTCGAGAAGCCATATAA